The Spirochaetota bacterium nucleotide sequence ATGTCCCGCAGTCGTATTGCGTCTGGGTGAGCGGCGACACGACGGCACCGGCAGCGGCGCCGATAGCGGCCGCGAGCATGAACGAGAGCGTTATCATGTTCTTCGTACTGATGCCGCACAGTCGTGCCGCGTCGGGATCGGATGCGGTCGCACGCATCGAACGCCCGAGCGCGGTATAGCGGAAGAACAGCGTAAGGAGCGATACGATGAGGGCGCACACACCGAGCACCCAGAACACCTGCGGGGAGATGAACGCCCCGCCGATGTTCACCGATGAGGTCTCGTCGCCGGAGAAGAAGCGGAGCGATCGTACCTTCTCGTCCCAGATATGCAGCGCCGCCTCCTTGAGGAGTATCGAGATGCCGATGGTGACGATGATCATATTGAGGACGGTGGGCTTTTTCATGCGGCGGATGAACACGATATCGACGAGCGCGCCGACGCCGGCGGTTATGATTATCGAGAGCGGTATGGCAAGCCAGAGCGGCATTATCTTCGAGAAGGTTATCGCTATCATCGCGCCGAGCATGAGGAATTCGCCCTGCGCGAAATTGATTATCCCGGTGGTGTTATAGACGATATTGAAACCGATGGCGGCGATGGCATAGATGGAGCCGTTGGTGATGCCTGAAAGCAGGTATTGCAGTATTTGTTCAGGGGGCATATGCGCACCGCATCGATTATTTATCGCATGGTAAAAAAAGGCCGGAGAATGATCTCCGGCCTTTTGTATTCATACGCAGCTTATTCTTTGTAGAGGACGAACTTGCCGTCCTTAACGGTCAGGAGCGAGAGCGAGTCCATGCCGAGACCGCTGTGATCGGTCGGCGAGTAATTGAAGATGCCGCCGGTGCCGGGGAATCCCTTGAGGTTCTCAATGGCGGCGCGGACCCTGTCCTTCTCGGTGCTGCCCGCTTTCTTCATGGCTTCGGTGAGAATAAGGATGGCATCATAGGCATGTCCGCCGAAGGTGCTCACATCCTCCTTGAACTTTGCTTCGTAATCTTTCTTATACTTCTGGAGCACCGCTTTCTGCGGGTCCTTGTCGGAGAGCTGATCGGCGACGAAAATGCGGCCGCAGGGGAAAACGATGCCTTCGCCCGCCTTGCCCGCTTCCGATGCGTATTTCAGATTGCCGAAACCGTGGCTCTGGAAGAGCGGCACGTTCATGTTGAGCTGTTTCATGTTCTTCGGGATGATGGACTGTGCGGGTTCGATGGACCAGTTGACGACGGCCTGAACGTTCAACGCCTTGATCTTGGTGAGCACGGCGGTAAGGTCGGTGGCCTGTTTGTCGAACACTTCGCTGATGAGTATCGTGATGCCGGAGCCGGCGGCGAGTGCTTCAAGCTGCGCCTTGCCGGATTTGCCGAAGCCGGTGTTCGCGGAAAGGACGCCTATCTTCGTAAGCCCTTTCTTCTTCATGGTGTTGAATATCCATTTCACAACATCGCTGTCCTTCTGCGGTGTTTTGAACACCCATGACGCGAGGGGATTGACGATGGCGTCCGCGGCGGCGCAGGATATCAGTATCGTTTTCGCTTCTTCGCAGATCTTCTTGATCGCGAGCGATTCGCCGCTCGTTGTGGGCCCTATGATGGCGAACACCTTGTCCTCGTCGATGAGCTGTTTCGCGAACGAGACCGCTTTTTCCGGCGATCCTTCCGAGTCCTTGATGACGAGGGCGAGATTGTCCCCGTTGATGCCGCCCTGTGCGTTGATCTGTTCGACGAGCATCTGTGCGGTCTTCTGTTCCGGCGCGCCGAGGAACGATGCAGGGCCGGTGACGGCGAATATCGCACCGATCTTGACTGTCTTTCCCGCAGCGGCCAGCGGCAGTACCGCTATGACGCACAGGAGTACGATGGCTTTTTTCATGTTACCTCCGAATTGGTTACTGGATACCCAGACTTTTTCTGGACGCTGACTATATCACAGGAAAGCCCAAAATGCAATGTGCGATTGCATTCACCGCAGTTTGACGGTATAATAGCCGGCACAAATACTGCACACAAAAAGGAAGCATGCATGGCTATTGTAGTCGTCGGTTCGGTAGCGCTCGATACGGTAAAGACGCCGAAAGGGACCATGTCCCGCGGCCTCGGCGGGAGCGCGCTCCATTTCTCGAATGCGGCAAGCATTCTCCACCCCATAAAGCTCGTCGGCGTCGTCGGCGATGATTTCCCAGCCGAAGGGATGACGTTCTTCTCCGAGAAGGGCATCGATACCGTCGGGCTTGAACGCGTATCGGGAAAGACGTTCCATTGGGAAGGCTATTACGAGAACGATATGAGCGTCGCCCATACGGTGAACACGGAGCTTAATGTGTTCGCGGCGTTCTCCCCGAAGATACCGGATTCATACAAGAAAGAAAAATATCTCTTCCTTGCGAACATCGACCCTGTGCTCCAGCGTTCGGTGCTGGAAGCGATGGGAAAGCTCGATTGCTCGGTCATGGATACGATGAATTACTGGATAGACACGAAAAAGTCCGACGTGCTCGATGTCATCTCCCGCGTCGATATCGCGCTTCTCAATGATCAGGAGGCGCGTTCGTTGACGGGCGAGAAGAACCTTATTGCCGCAGCGAAACAGCTTATCACGAAAGGGCTCACGTATGCCGTGATCAAGAAGGGCGAACACGGAGCTATCGTCGTCGGGAAGGACGAATATTTCGCCACTGTGTCTTTTCCGGTGGAGAACGTCGTCGACCCGACGGGCGCCGGGGACAGCTTTGCCGGCGGCCTCGTGAGCTATCTTGCGCATGAAAAGAAGCTCGATGGGAAGACGATACGAAAAGCGATGCTCTATGCCACCGCGGTAGCGTCGTTCAATGTGGAGGCGTTCAGCATCGAAGGGCTCCGCCGTGTTGCGAAAAAGGATATCTCGTCGCGGATAGAGCGTATACGCGGCATTACCGAGGTAGGGGAGATACGCCTTTGACGCGTGAGATGCTGAAATCGAAGATACATCGCGCCGTTATTACCGACGCGAACGTGGATTATGTCGGATCGATAACCATCGACGAGGACCTCATGGACGCCGCCGACCTCATCGAGAACGAGAAGGTGATGGTGGCCGATGTGAACAACGGTGAACGCTTCGAGACGTATGTCATAACGGGCAGGCGCGGCTCGGGCGTCATCTGCATCAACGGCGCGGCAGCGCATCTTGTGGCGCTGGGCGATCGCATCATCATCATGGCGTTCACGTGGCTCGAAGACCCCCACGGGCGTGCGCATAAGCCCGCGCTCGTGTTCGTCGATGAAAAGAACCGGAAAAAGCACTGATATGGGAAAGACGCTTCTCATTGTCGATCATGTGGGCGTAACGAAGTACGCCTATGGGACTATCGGTACTGCGTCCATTCCCGACATCATCGCGCGTCGCGCGCGTGTCATGGCGGAGCGTCTTTCGGCGGACATTGCCGTTGTCGCGCTCCCGGACAGCGTCAGCCGTGTCGAGAACGCGAAGCGGCATGTGCTTACGGATATGACCGCGAAGGGATATCTCGCGCTCATCTCGGAGATATCCGACGGTTACAGCGACATCGTTCACATGAAGGCGGATATGCCGTTCGCCGATGCCGATGAGGCCGTCCGTGCGCTTGCACTGCACAATGAGAATTTCGCGTACTATACCTACGGCGAGAACTATCCCGTCGGCGTCCTTCCCCGCATCTACAAGCGCGGTACGCTCGAGCGTCTGTCGCTCCTTGTCGAAGAGAAGAAGCTCCCGCTGTCCTATGACATCATCCACGAAACGGTGTTCATCGATCCGAATTTCTTCGAGATAGAAGTGTCGCTCTCAAAGGATGATATGCGGTACTACCGGCTTTCGTTCCGTGCCGATACGAAGCGCAATGTGCTCCTCATCGAACGCGTCGGCGGCGCCGATCCGTCGCTCGCATACAATGATGCGGCGAAGAACGTCCTTCGCGATGCGGCACTGCGCAGGACGCTCCCGGCATATGTGGAAATAGAACTGACCACCGAGCGTGATGTGTGGCCGGTGACCATGCCGCCGGAAACATCATCCCGCCCGAAAGCCGCGTTCACCCGCGATTCCTTCGCCCGCGCCTGCGATACGATCGCCGCACTGTGCGACGATGTGCATCTCTCGCTCTCACTATACGGCGAGCCGCTCATGCATGCGGAGGTCCGCGGCTGCATAGAGGAGGCGCTGAAACGCGGTTTCACCGTGTACCTGGAAACGAACGGCATGAAATTCGATGCCACTTTCGCCGACTGGGTGCTCTCGCTGAAAGAACCGCGCCTGAAGACCATATTCCATCTGGACACCATCGATACCGCCCTGTATGCGAGGCTGTATCGCGGCGGCGATCTCGGCATCGTGCTCGCGAACATCGAATACTATCTCATGCGCGACAATAAGAACGCGTATGTGCAGATACGGAAAATGAAGGATAATTTCGATCACCTTATGGCCTTCTATCAGTATTTCGAGAAATTCGACGCGCAGATAATACTCCAGAAATACGACAGCTGCCGCGGGAAGATGAAAGGGCGCGAAGTGGGCGATCTCTCTCCGCTCGTCCATGTCGGCTGCTGGCATGTGGCGCGCGACCTCGCCGTGTTCGCCGACGGGAGCGTGCGTCTGTGCAAAGAGGATATCGCCGCTGAGCGGGTGATCGGGAGCATCCACACTGATGAGCTCCATGCCCTGTGGAAGCGCATGGATGACGATTACCGCGCGACCGTTACACGATCGCACCCGTTCTGTGCCGACTGTGACGAATGGTATATCTATAATTTCTAGGGGCGCCAGTGTTCGATACGCCGATAACCTATCTTTTCGCTATTCTTGCTGCCGGCGGTTTTTCCGCGGTGGTGCGCTTCGCGTTCTCGCTTTTGCCGGCGGTGGTCCGCACGCGTGAAATGCTTTCCGCATGCCCTGCGGTGCGTACCGTTCCCGGTATTGCGGACATCGTGTTCCGCGAGGCGATCGCCGCCATGGAGATAATGCTCATCGCCGCGGTGTTCATTTTCGTCCGCTGGTCGCTCCCGTTCGACGGGGTGGCGCGCGGTATTCTCTATGCGGCGGCGGTCATCGTGCTTGAGACCGTTCCGCATATCGTGGCCCTCGCCCTCGATACATCGTATCCGAGGACGCTCCTCCTGCAGCAGGCCGCCCGCGACGCGCTTGCACGGCTGGCGATGGGGCTTGCGCTCGGCGCGATCATAGAGGGGTGATCTGTATAGGATGGTGCATCGATAATGCCACCGGAGGTCATTTCCATGAATGGAGAGAGACTTCAGACTACTGACACATCGTATTACGGAACGCCCGCTCCTCGCGAGGAAAAGGAACTGTATCGGCTGCTCGCATCGGGACTGAAATGATCACTATCCCTTGAACATGCGGCAGACTTTCGTGAAAGCGCGTATGACGCGCTGTACGTCGGCATCGCTCAGTTTAGCATAGAGCGGTATGGCAAGATTCCTCTGGTAGTGATCCTCTGCGGCAGGATAGTCCCCCTGCTTATAGCCGAAATTCTTCCGATAATATGGCTGCGTATGCACGGGGATGTACAGCACTTGCGATCCGATGCCTTCCTTGGAAAGCGCATCCATGAAAGCCTCGCGCGATACGCCCAGAGCATTGAAGTCTATCTCAAGCGCATAGAGATGATACGGTGAGAATGCGTATTCCTTCTCTACCGGTATACGGACATGGGGCGTGCCGTCGAACGCTTCGTCGTATCTCTTCACGATGCTGCGTTTGCGGCGGATGAAGGAGTCAAGATCGGAAAGCTGCGATGCGAGGAGCATGGCCTGATAGTCGGTGATGCGGTAATTGAACCCAAGACGATGCTGTTCGTACCACCAGCGCCCTTCATGCTTTTCCATGCGCGCCTTGTCGCGTGTGAGCCCGTGCGAACGAAGCTCGCGGAGCACGTGATACCACTCTTCGTTGTTCGTGACCACCGCGCCGCCTTCGCCCGCGGTCATGTTCTTTACCGCGTGGAACGAGAACACGCACATATCGCTGCGCGTGAGCGCGCCGATCTTTTTTCCGCGATAGCTTCCGCCGACAGCATGCGCCGCGTCCTCGATGATGATGAGCTTTCTTTTCTTCGCGATGGCGTGTATCGCGTCCATATCGCAGGGGTGTCCTGCATAATGCACCGGCACAATCACCTTCGTCTTCCGCGTGATGCGGCGTTCAATCTGTGCGGGTGATATGTTCTTCGTCTCGGGATCGATGTCGGCGAACACCGGTTTCGCCCCGGCATAGCAGATGGAATTCGCTGATGCGAGGAAGGTGTTCGGTGTCGTGATGCCTTCGTCGCCGGGTTTTATCCCCGCAGCGAGCATCGCGATATGAAGCCCCGCGGATGCCGATGAAACGACCACTGCATACTTTGCGCCGGTATACTCGCGGAGCTTTTCCTCGAAGTGTTCGATATGCCATCCGGTAGTGATGAAATCGTCCCGGAGCGCTTTGACGACGGTCCGTATATCCTTCTCGCGTATCCATTGGCGGGAATAGGGGAGTATCTTCTTCATCGGAGCTCCGTTACTTCGCTATTGCATCCATGTTGAAGTTGAACCACTGCCCGAGCATGATGAGCGATGACTGCGCTGCTATGGTAAGCGTTCGGTCGCGGCGGTAGCGCTCTATGATGGCATACACGTCGTTCTCCAGAATGGAGCGTCTGACAGGGAGCGATATCTTGTTCACGAAATGCATGTCCGCGATGACTACTGATGCAATGGCAGGGTCGAAATGCCGCAACATCTCTCTGCAGTGCTTTCGGATGTCCTTTTCTACACGCTCGGCGAACGATCGCGTATCGAGCACGATAGTGTTCTCCTTTGCGATGGCGAGAAGCGACTCTATCTCCGCATACTGGCCCACGCGGAAGCCGCCGTTCTCGGCGAGTGTTTCCAGCTTCAGCGCAAAGAACGCCGAAAAGAGCTGCATCATCTCACGCGGAGGCGGTACGCCGTGGCTGTGCGCCGTCCGTATGATGCGGAGCGAGGTCTCGAACGCGGAGCGTCCCGCGGAAAGGAGTTTCGATGTCTCCGGCAGTGTGAGCCGCCGGCTTATGCGCTTACGCTCATCATAGACGATATCGCGTAACGAGAGCGACACTGTCCCCGCATCGGTAGCAGCGGCGGCGGCGAGCGCATCCGTCGGCCGTATCGAGAGCGTGACCCGCGTTTCGCGTCCCGATGGCGAACACGACAGTGCAACGATCTTGTCGCGGTCATGTTTGATGAAGCGTACGCTGTTTCCGTAGAGCGTACTGTCGGGTATTTTCCTGATATCAAGCCCGTGCGAGATATGTTCGGCGCATTGATGATACACTATCTTTTCAGCCGGGTATCGCTCAGGGATGACCCATCGCTCATAGCAGGTGTTCCCGTCCATTCCCGGTATGTTCGACTTCGCGTCGCCGAGGGCGTGGATGAAGCGCGCACGGGCGCTCAGGATGTACGGCGCCTTGCCGGTGGCCGAGGCGAGCAGCTCAAAAGCGATATCGGCGTATTTCAGGTTCTGTACCGGCTCAAGACCGGTGATGTCGGCGAAGAACCAGCCGCAGGATGTATAGGCATAGAGCGCATATCGATAGGAATCCATTATCTCCGTGAACGTTTCGAGCGATACCTTTTTCGCGAATTTTTCGTGCAGCGCATGGATGACCTTCCTGTCGTATGCTGCGGCTATCGCTGCATCGCGGAGTACGCGCTTATCCTCGGCGGAAAGCGGCATCACCATATCGACGGCCTCTTCATGAGCATCGCGGAGGATATCGACGGCCGCGCGCAAGGGGCCGCGCCAGCGCTGGTTCCAGCCGTCATGGCTTCCTGTCGCACAGCCGCAATCGCTTCTCCAGCGTTCGACACCGTGGGAACAGCTCCATGAGGTGCCGCTGCCGTTCGCGCCGTCGTGGAGCAGCACTTCCTCGGTCGGCGGTGCTGCCGCGAGCACAGCGGCGTAATTGGTCACGGTAATGCCGCGCTCGGGGATGATATCCGAGAAATATTTCGCTATGCACATATCGGCGAACGGCTCATGGTGTCCGTACGATTCTCCGTCGGTGGCGATGTTCACGAGTCCTTTGTGCTTAAACGCATCATCGATGAGCTTCGCGTAGCCGTGTGCATCGCGCAGCGCATGTTCGAAGGCGATGCCCCGTGCCAGCTCCGGGTGGTAGAAGAACACGGCTATCTCACCGCCGCGATGTCCTTTCAGCAGGTACGGCTTGGACGTATCGATAGTACCGTCGCTTACCTGCGTCGCCTGCCCGTTCGATATGACGGCGCTCGCCTGATACGGTGAAAGCACGGTAAAGCGTATGCCGCATTGCCAGAGCGCGTCAACGACATCGCGGTTTATCGCCGTTTCCGAGAGCCACATGCCTTCCGGCGTGCGGCCGAAATGACGCTCGAAATTGAATATGCCCCAGCGTATCTCCGAGATCATATCCTCGTAGCGTGCCAGGGGAAGTATGATGTGATTGAATACTTGCGCCATGGCGTTCCCGTGCCCCGTGCGCGCAATGCTTGCGCGGTCGGCGGCGACGATGCGGGTCACCGTTTCCGGGAAATGGGCGGCGAGGTAATCGAGGAGCGTCGGTCCGAAGTTGAAGCTCAGATATTCGTAGTTATTCACCACTTTCGTGATCCGCCCGACGCCGTCCAGTATGCGGGAATGGGCATTGGGCTGATAACATTCGGCGGTAATGCGTTCATTCCAGTCGTGGTAGGGGTGTAAGTCCTGCTCGGTAATGATGTTGCAGTACGGGTTCTCCCGCGGCGGCTGATAGAAATGGCCGTGTAGTATGAGCTTCTTTTCCATTGGCAGCATGGATTATACACTACCGATGCGAATTGTGAAGCACGATCCAGTACGAAAAAAAGCCATTGCTCTATTGACATGGCCTGTGCCGAGGGGTATAATACGCCCCGCTACGCAATTAATAATAAGTAAAGGAGAATCGTATGCAGTACAGTGTCAAGTATCAAGACAAGTACTCTCGCGGACAGCTCTTGTTAAGGACAATTTTTGGCGGATTCTATATCGCCCTCCCTCACTTCTTTCTGATGGCTTTCGTCGGAATCTGGGCGGCTATCCTTTCCTTCCTCGCAGCATGGGTTGTGCTCTTCACTGGTAAATATCCGAAGGGATGGTTCGATTTCCAGGTAAAATTCGGCGCTTGGGGCGCAAGATTGACTGCATCCATGATGAACTTTATGGATGAATATCCTGCGTTCGGAACGGGCGGCACGAGCGCAAGCGTAACGTACAGTGTGAATTATCCGGCATCGTTGAGCCGCGGGCTTCTCATTCTCCGCGTGCTTTTCGGCGTCTTCTATGTCTACGTTCCGCATATGTTCTGCCTCTATTTCCGGCTCATCTGGTCATCGCTTCTTATGTTTCTGGCATGGTGGGCGATTCTCTTCACCGGCAAGTATCCGAAAGGTTTTTTCGAGTTCAATGTCGGCACTATGCGCTGGCTGAACAATGTTTCGGTATACATGTCCCTCCTTACCGACGAATATCCGAAGTTCTCAGGTAAAGAATAGTTTCTTCCCGTTAGCGTAGCGTAGCAAAATCGCGGTGTGCCGGCAACGGTGCACCGCTTTTTTTATGTGCACCTCTCGGGCGCACATAAAAAAAGAGGGCGGGGATAGCCCCGCCCTCTTTTTGTTCTCTTGTATTGTGGTCGGATCAGACTATGCCGTACGCATGCATGGCTTTTGCGACCTTAACGAAACCAGCAATGTTCGCGCCCATGACATAGTCGCCTTTCTTGCCGTATGCTTCAGCGGCATCAAGGCATTGTTTGTGTATGCTCTTCATGATCTTGCTCAGGTTCTGATCGACCTCTTCGCGCGTCCAGTAGAAGCGCTGGCTCTGCTGCGCCATTTCAAGACCGGAAGTGGCAACACCGCCGGCATTGGCGGCCTTGCCCGGTCCGTAGAGCACGTTGCCTGCCTGATAGGCGTGTATCGCGTCCACATCGGATGGCATGTTCGCGCCTTCGGAGACGCAGAAGCAGCCGTTCTTCACGAGCGCCTCTGCGTTCTTGCCGTTCACCTCGTTCTGTGTGGCGGACGGGAAAGCACAGTCGACCTTGACGCTTTGCTCGCGAACAACGTCCCATACGCTTTTGCCGTCATAGTACTTCGCACTTTTGTACTTCTCAGTATATTCTTTCACGCGTCCGCGGTGTACTTCCTTAAGCTCGATGATGTATTTGAGCTTCTCGGCAGAGATGCCTTCTTCATCGATGATAGTGCCGCTGGAATCCGAAATGCTGATGCATTTGCCGCCGAGATGATTGACCTTTTCGATGGTGTACTGGGCGACATTGCCCGAGCCCGAAACGATGCAGCGCAGCCCCTTCATCTCTTTGCTGCGCGTCGCGAGCATTTCTGCTGCAAAATAGACAGCGCCGTAGCCGGTAGCTTCCGGGCGTATGAGCGAACCGCCGTATTCGAGCGCGCGTCCGGTGAGAACACCGGTGTGCTCATTGGTTATCTTCTTGTAATAGCCGTACATATAGCCGATCTCGCGTCCGCCGACACCGATATCGCCGGCGGGGACGTCGGTGTCCTGACCGATGTGTCGGAAGAGTTCGCGCATGAACGACTGGCAAAAGCGCATCACTTCCATATCGGACTTGCCCTTCGGATCGAAATCGCATCCGCCCTTGCCGCCGCCCATAGGGAGCGTGGTGAGCGAATTCTTGAAGATCTGTTCGAAGCCGAGGAATTTGACGATGCCGAGATTGACGGACGGATGGAAACGAAGCCCGCCCTTATAGGGCCCGATGGCATTGTTGAACTGCACGCGCATGCCGCGGTTCACCTGCACCTCGCCCTTGTCATCGACCCACGGTACGCGGAATATAATCGCGCGGTCCGGTTCGACGATGCGGTCATAGATCTTCGATTTGACGAATTCCGGGTGTTTTTTGACCGTCGGTTCCAATGTTTCCATCACTTCCTTTACGGCTTGATGGAATTCCTTCTCGCCGGGGTTCTTTTGAACGACCCTGTCGATCACTTCATTTACGAGTGACATACATGCTCCTTGTGTTATTTTATAGGCAATCAATTGCCTACTATGTATTCTAGGTATTTCTAAGAATATGTCAATACATTGAATATAAATATTATTGATAGTCAAGTGTTTTATAATATAGGCAATATTGCCGATAAAATTTATGCATTGGGGTGCGGAGCCGCCCGAATTATCACGTAAGAAAAGAAAACCACGGGGGCACAGAGAGAATGTAATGAAAGGATGAAGGAAGATAATACGCAGCAGGTTTCACCTTTCGGGTGAAAATGTTCAGTTCCTATTCTGTGTTTTCTCGGCCTTTTCTCCGTGATCTCCGTGGTGCCTCTTTATCTTATGTGGGAATTGGGAGCCGTATCCTGTTTGACAAGCACCGATAATTGCATACAATCCCTTGCCATGAATAAACGCCAGATAACCATACTCACAACCCTGAAGAACGCGGACGGCTTGGTGACAAGCCCCGGTTTGACCGATGCCCTGCTGAAAAGCGGCTTGGATGCGAGCGAACGGACCGTGCGCTATTATCTCTCCGAAATGGAGAAGGCGCATCTGGTGAAAAAGAGCGGCAAGCGCGGGTATGCGGTCACCGAACGGGGGCTCTCCGAGCTGAAAACCCAGGTCATTGTGGAGCGTATCGGGTTTCTTTCTGCGAAGATCGACCAGATGACGTATCGTATGGATTTTGATCTGGCGCGGAGAAAGGGCACGGTGGTCGTCAATATCACGGTCGTAGAGCCGGCGCATATCGGCAGGTTCACGAATGAGATAGAGGAAGTGTACCGCCGCGGATTTGCAATGGGAGAACGCCTCGTCATTATCCCGCCGGGCGAGAAGATCGGCGAGATAGTCATTCCTGCGGGTTCGGTCGGCATGGGTACTGTGTGTTCGATAACGCTCAACGGGGTGCTCCTCAAATACGGCGTTCCGACGAATTCGAAATTTGGCGGCCTCATGCAGATACAGAACAGGAAGCCCATCGGTTTCATCGATGTGATAATGTACGACGGGACGAGCATCGACCCGCTCGAGGTGTTCATACGAAGCGGCATGACGAACTATACGGGTGCGATAACGAAAGGGACGGGGCGTATCGGTGCAAGCTTCAGAGAATTTCCCGCCGCAAGCGCCGCCATCGTGAAAAAGATCGCCCGCGAGCTGGTATCCATCGGCCTCGGCGGT carries:
- the gdhA gene encoding NADP-specific glutamate dehydrogenase; the encoded protein is MSLVNEVIDRVVQKNPGEKEFHQAVKEVMETLEPTVKKHPEFVKSKIYDRIVEPDRAIIFRVPWVDDKGEVQVNRGMRVQFNNAIGPYKGGLRFHPSVNLGIVKFLGFEQIFKNSLTTLPMGGGKGGCDFDPKGKSDMEVMRFCQSFMRELFRHIGQDTDVPAGDIGVGGREIGYMYGYYKKITNEHTGVLTGRALEYGGSLIRPEATGYGAVYFAAEMLATRSKEMKGLRCIVSGSGNVAQYTIEKVNHLGGKCISISDSSGTIIDEEGISAEKLKYIIELKEVHRGRVKEYTEKYKSAKYYDGKSVWDVVREQSVKVDCAFPSATQNEVNGKNAEALVKNGCFCVSEGANMPSDVDAIHAYQAGNVLYGPGKAANAGGVATSGLEMAQQSQRFYWTREEVDQNLSKIMKSIHKQCLDAAEAYGKKGDYVMGANIAGFVKVAKAMHAYGIV
- a CDS encoding NrpR regulatory domain-containing protein; protein product: MTSTDNCIQSLAMNKRQITILTTLKNADGLVTSPGLTDALLKSGLDASERTVRYYLSEMEKAHLVKKSGKRGYAVTERGLSELKTQVIVERIGFLSAKIDQMTYRMDFDLARRKGTVVVNITVVEPAHIGRFTNEIEEVYRRGFAMGERLVIIPPGEKIGEIVIPAGSVGMGTVCSITLNGVLLKYGVPTNSKFGGLMQIQNRKPIGFIDVIMYDGTSIDPLEVFIRSGMTNYTGAITKGTGRIGASFREFPAASAAIVKKIARELVSIGLGGFLEIGRPNQPLFNIPVSEGRVGAVVIGGLNPVSIFEENGIRLYSQAFAGLIDYDRLFHYSELAAQIKKFL